Proteins from a genomic interval of Kitasatospora herbaricolor:
- a CDS encoding zeta toxin family protein gives MSGAATSSSNRPGGSAESLTGAQAFHQAGDRVQLLVLAVRAADSRQVTALRYAKAQQLGNPARFTSASGHDRCYQAMAEVVDGAGSPPAVDEVVVVGRDGRAP, from the coding sequence GTGAGCGGCGCGGCGACGTCGTCATCGAACCGCCCCGGCGGCTCCGCCGAGTCCCTGACTGGCGCCCAGGCCTTCCACCAGGCCGGGGACCGCGTCCAGCTGCTGGTGCTGGCCGTACGGGCCGCCGACAGTCGCCAGGTCACCGCCCTGCGCTACGCCAAGGCGCAGCAGCTCGGCAACCCGGCGCGGTTCACCTCGGCGTCCGGCCACGACCGGTGCTACCAGGCGATGGCGGAGGTGGTGGACGGGGCCGGGTCGCCTCCGGCCGTCGACGAGGTGGTGGTCGTGGGCCGGGACGGGCGGGCGCCGTAG
- a CDS encoding HEPN domain-containing protein encodes MRNVVVPTSTYDCTWLLEDGSHAGQLMLAPGQAAQGQVYNDPGRWPDGADFDWEPTEYDRLAGELAGGQQVLLIDVLRAPGSMEAGELFPRLALVGRFPAGDDPLFEAVRFQVGGLSELAGVPALSRVGTPRQPERSFTATVHPHAAQNWECSSGERISLEFEVSQKTDLKFNMTVTAQPVVEVTGTPRTAEQWVDDFVRPLTELAAFATGRRQDVEWVVLRPEHTGERFTAQLFAAGISQVPYLAEKPTDRRQPLLLRLGPEGADLAVLLERWRALAEEHEVLHQHLVTVARQVQSTTARFMSVVPALEAYHGRTHGKLPRAVFRQQRRDVLERLEGAGVELEDYEWVDTQLPVTGDRALHERLQQLAESLPDGIRARIEAATEPLPEMLQGIQRTPLGIWHVLAKVRNNLAHGGVRPQPGQVQLLCRLADTLAAALVLRDLGVSEDLLVQSIDDSRWKVN; translated from the coding sequence ATGCGCAACGTAGTAGTTCCAACCAGCACCTACGACTGCACCTGGCTCCTGGAGGACGGATCGCACGCCGGGCAGCTGATGCTCGCACCGGGGCAGGCTGCGCAGGGCCAGGTGTACAACGATCCCGGGCGCTGGCCGGATGGGGCAGATTTCGACTGGGAGCCCACCGAGTACGACCGGCTGGCGGGTGAGCTGGCGGGTGGCCAGCAGGTGCTGCTGATCGACGTGTTGAGGGCTCCCGGCTCGATGGAGGCGGGTGAGCTCTTCCCCCGCCTGGCTCTGGTCGGCCGGTTCCCGGCCGGTGACGACCCGCTGTTCGAAGCGGTCCGGTTTCAGGTCGGGGGCCTGAGTGAACTCGCCGGGGTGCCGGCCCTGAGCCGGGTCGGCACCCCGCGCCAGCCCGAGCGCTCCTTCACCGCCACGGTGCACCCGCACGCCGCGCAGAACTGGGAGTGCTCGTCGGGTGAGCGGATCAGCCTGGAGTTCGAGGTCTCCCAGAAGACCGACCTGAAGTTCAACATGACGGTGACCGCGCAACCGGTCGTCGAGGTCACCGGAACGCCGCGGACCGCGGAGCAGTGGGTCGATGACTTCGTCCGCCCCTTGACCGAGCTTGCCGCGTTCGCCACCGGCCGGCGCCAGGACGTGGAGTGGGTGGTGCTGCGGCCCGAGCACACCGGGGAGAGGTTCACGGCGCAGCTCTTCGCGGCCGGCATCAGCCAGGTGCCCTACCTGGCCGAGAAGCCCACCGACCGCCGCCAGCCCCTACTGCTGCGCCTCGGCCCCGAGGGTGCGGACCTGGCCGTCCTGTTGGAGCGGTGGCGGGCCCTGGCCGAGGAGCACGAGGTACTGCACCAGCACCTGGTCACCGTGGCGCGGCAGGTGCAGAGCACGACGGCCCGCTTCATGAGCGTGGTACCAGCGCTGGAGGCGTACCACGGGCGGACGCACGGGAAGCTGCCGCGGGCGGTGTTCAGGCAGCAGCGCAGGGACGTGCTGGAGCGGCTCGAAGGCGCCGGGGTGGAACTGGAGGACTACGAGTGGGTCGACACCCAGCTGCCTGTGACAGGGGACCGGGCTCTGCACGAGCGCCTTCAGCAGTTGGCCGAAAGCCTGCCGGACGGTATCCGGGCCCGGATCGAAGCGGCCACCGAGCCGCTGCCGGAAATGCTTCAAGGGATCCAGAGGACTCCGCTCGGCATCTGGCACGTGCTGGCCAAGGTGCGGAACAACCTCGCGCACGGCGGTGTGCGTCCTCAGCCAGGACAGGTGCAGCTGCTGTGCCGACTGGCCGACACGCTGGCCGCCGCTCTGGTCCTCCGGGATCTCGGTGTGTCCGAGGACCTGCTGGTGCAGTCGATCGACGACTCCCGCTGGAAGGTGAATTGA